acgatttgatttctttaaatATAAATTGATAGCATTAAATGGTTGTGTgtgcccaagattcggcctacCCGAACTTagcctttacttgtttacttgttttgaatttttttatgagaTATTGCAATTCAATCATATAAAATGATGAACATAAGattttaattatacccaccatcataggatagggatatactaatctagtcatttcgtttgtaacacctcgatatattagtctaagaccccataaagtgcccGTCGGTCCGTTTATCTATTGTATATCACGATATCGGTGGTACGCTGGTTTGACGGAAGTatagtatgtagaataaataatgcccttcaactattgGGTcggcatatagtcggcgttgacaaattttttcaacggcttgtgactctgtaattgcattctttcttctgtcagttatcagctgttacttttagcttgctttagaaaaaaagtgcgcgaaattttttttacatttgtttgtttggcgtcaattttaatatgggtaccacatgtattgaaagaaattcatttaacaaaccgaatcaacgcttgtgatatgtaccttaaacgcaatgaattccatccgtttttaaaacgaatcataactggagatgaaaaatggattgtttacaacaacgttagacgaaaacgatcatggtccaagcatggtgaaccagctcaaaccacttcaaaggctgatatccaccaaaagaaggttatgctgtctgtttggtgggattggaagagtgtggtatattttgagctgcttccaaggaaccaaacgatttattcggatgtttactgtcaacaattggacaaattgaatacagccatcaaggagaagcgaccagaattggtcaatcgtaaaggtgtcatattccactaggacaacgctagaccgcacacatctttggtcactcgccaaaaactgagtgagcttggctgggaaattttgatgcatccaccatatagccctgactttgcaccatcagactaccatttatttcgatctttgaagaactccttaaatggtaaaactttcggcaatgatgaggctataaaatcgcacttggttcagttttttgcagataaaggccagaagttctgtgagcgtggaatactaaatttgccaggaagatggcaaaaggttatcgaacaaaatggcaattatatatttgattaaagttcattctaagttttattaaaaatgcatttacattcttttaaaaaattcgcaattactttttaggcaacccaataaatttattttgcataatttttttgcagaatccatggtggtgggttcccaagattcggtccggccgaacttaccatgcttttacttgtttattatgacgTTTGAAATTAATCTGTAAAGTTTCATAATCTCGATaacattattttttaagaaattcattCTGTTGACCTCAATAGCATTGAAATGGTGAGTGTGAATTTTATAATCACGCAAACGCAACAACGTCATGACTACATAAAAGTTGGTAGTGAACTTCAGTGAACTTCAGTGGAAATCATGCTGTTATCAATGAAATTGCCCACTGAATTGATAAGAACTTGATCAAGTGATATTGGTATGAATGAATGACAATTAATTTTGGATAAACtctgcaattaaaaatttccactaccaatgaaaaacaagtaagagagagagagagttaagttcagtcgggccgaatattatacctccttcatcatggatcgcatttggcaaGTTCTTTGAGCCATATTTCTTTcgtttttatgagagctatatcattatgtatgtatgttaaaAGCCATTACATGCAAACTTCAGCAGCTACGTGGAGGATATATGCGATACCTTTAATtgctaattgcaaattttgcccatgaacattccactaaggaacaggtgcaaacttctcacatatcaatgagggcagtccgattcaagtttaagctcaatgataagggccctccttttatagccgagtctgaacggcgtgccgcagtgcaaaacctctttggagagaagttttacatggcagagtacctcacaaatgttgtcagcattaggaggggaaaactacggctgaaaattttttctaatggtctcgccaggattcgaacccaggcgttcagcgtcataggaggacattctaacctctgcgttacggtggcctcccgatACCTTTAATTACGGTGGGATATGTTCGGAAGTAAGAGAATGCATGAACAATGTCTGATGAGGAAAGACTAGAACTACTCGTAGATACACATTCCCCGGAAAAATTCCCAAAGAACAACGTGggaccagaagaggttgtcactgatatgcattcgtcagaAATTATTGGTGATATTGTGTCAAAAATCTTTTCGGCGATAAAAACTTGTGACTACTTTTAGTTGTCAGGCCCTTGTAATGTATTACTGGTTGAATTACcagctgtgtccgatagactggctTCTTGGCTTAGGAaggtatactctgcttgtatcttcatgccatatatacctgtggtatGGAGGGACACAGAGgcatttttattccaaaagcaggaaaaccttactacACGATGGCGAACGATTtacgtcctattagtctgtcatccttcatGCTGAGATTTCTAGATAGGTTGGTAGAAACATGTTtaggcaaagatccttggaGATCGCCTGACTCGGTAACAGCATGCATATGGAAAAatcaagtccactgaaacagcgcAGCGAAGTCAATCATGAAGgtctggagtttctaggcatcaacactaccataagaaaatttattaataacttttttATTAAAGGATACATTACGTCAGAATAAGGACAGGAACACCTCGAGGTGTACtgtttcctctactttggaatatggtCAGTCACACTATATTATTGTCTCATATGATGAAGACGTTGCTACtcgcggttaggggaaagtttccaagCACTCTTGGATATATACTTAAGGAAGCTCTACGTCCAACAGCGAAAAATGCTGCCGAAAGTGGACAAGGCTTAAATCCGTGTAAGACAGAATTAATTCATTTCAGCAGGagtaggagagaatgttccatttactgaaagtgcGAAAGGGATCTGGTTGCGTTGCTAGGACATGAAAATGAACTTCatataaaacattttggaaagggcaagaaaggcatctCTTGTCCTTTACGCCTGCaagggagccattggcaaaagttggtgtCTTAAATTGCGTGTCATACACTGGGTATAAACTGCAGTTGGTGTCGTggtatggtggacggcgcttcaaaagtccatctactatGCATTACTCAAccgtatccaaaggatggcttatttgtgcattacagctgcactgaggacgacactatctgatgcactgaatttaatgctacatcttatgccacTGGACATTGTgggtagacaaattgctgccacCACTGGCGTGAGGCTAAGAGAGCtttttctttggtcatgtgttatccctgatacaatgtccgatattccaggcagtgtaggTCACCCCTGCCTGAGCTACTGTTACTCTATTTTTTTGGAGCATACTTATAGGCGTGCTCGTAATGTATAACATTACCGATTTCCTAAGATTGGGTaatgagcatttttcatccaatttcgctgaaattttgcacatcgagctttggtacccctctaaacctttttattgaatatcgttcagattggaccacatttgaatatagctgccatatagaccgatctcccgaaatagagtattaagcccataaaacgagcatttttcatccgattttgatgaaatttgaaatacgtAATTGCGAGCAGCTTTTATTTCTGACAACCACCTGGCGCCCACGCTATATTATTCTAACGTACAACTGGCGCCTCAGGCGCTTCACTCGCAATTATTGTCAGGAAAAAACTCCACGAGTCCTAATGTCATTACTCCAGTTGAAGTTGCATCTTATGCTGTTGTACTTGTTATTCCCAGCGTTGCACCTTCGGTGTCTCCGAAATGAGTTATTGTCCCTACCTCGGGTGCAGGCGTTCGTCCTGTTGTTGTGACCGAATCAAATTACTGGCTGAGGTACCATCTGTAACCGATATTATAGAACCAGGACTAACCCGCCACATTGGGGAATTTGGTGTGTACGCCCTCTCCACGCACGGAGAGGTGCCACCTCGGTGTGAAGCGGCGTTTGGGGAGGCATGGGAACGAACGAAATGTGCATTTGCAGGATGCAGTTCATATTTAATATCTATGGTCTCTATGACTGTAACGACCATAATTCGTATCTATCACAAATGCAAAGTTATTCACTTGTCTAATTCTTTCGCAGTCATTTAGCCTCATTTATGTACATACAAATAAAATatgttggtatttttttttataattatacGCTTTTTTAATACTACCGGGTAATCCAAAAAGTTGTtctagaaaaaataaatttataacaaaacttAATCGAtcgatatatagctgccatatagaccgatctctcgatttaatattttgggcccataaaagcgcatttattgtccgatgttgccgaaatttgggacagagagttaagttaagcccctccacatatttccgcaatttggtctagatcgatcaagatttgcatatagctgccatatagaccgatatctcgttttaaagtcttggccccaacaaaggcgcatttataatccgatttaactgaattttgacacattgacttatgtcattcatttcgacatccatgttgtatatggttgagatcggtttacttttgatatagctactaaaaagaccaatattttgttatacacaattaaacaatgacttgcacttataagtatttggttcaaatcggatcatatttcgatataactgctatgggatgtaaggtatgcaattttcaccggattttgttgaaaggtggtttacatatatacccgcctttttacttgtttttttattggcCTATATTGGCTGCAATATATGAACATGTTGGTCCTATTTAACCTATTTCATATCCTATTTAAATTTCGCTCAAAAGAATTCTGTTAGACTCTTGACATTTCGggtgaattttgtagaaatcgatTCAACTTCATATTTAATATCTATCGTCTCTAGGACTGTAACGACCATAATTCGTATCTATCACAAATGCAAAGTTGTTCACTTGTCTAATTCTTTCGCAGTCATTTAGCCTCATTTATGTACATACAAATAAAATatgttggtacttttttttttaaattatacgCTTTTCTAATACTTCCGGTTAATCAAAAAAGTTGTtctagaaaaaataaatttataacaaaacatagtCGATCGATGATGTTTGCATTAAATTTCGAAATATTTCCTTGGCTTCTGGCCTCAATACCTTTCCATTATTGTTACGAGGAAGTTCTTCTATAAAATAGACGCCATTGTGTAATTGTTTTTCCGGTTCCACCAAACGTTCTTTCACATAACTTATAATCATTTCAGCGGTCGGGACTTTACTGTCTTTCTGCTTAACCACAAGAGCGCCAGCAACATCACCAAAGTGTTCATCGTATATGCCCACCACACAACAGTCATCTACCTGGGGTAGCTCTCGAATCGTATTCTCAATCTCTCCCGGCCAGTAATGCATGCTTAGGTATTTTAGGACATCCTTTTTGCGGTCGACTATATAGAGGAAGCAATCGCCATCCATAAGACCTATGTCGCCTGTACGGCACCAACCCAGCGCATCTATCAATCCTTCAGTTTCTTTGGTATTGCCAAAGTAACCACCCCATTGGTATGGCAAATGTACCAGTATTTCACCAATATCGTTTGGTCCCAGATTGTTTTCTTTATCATCAACAATCCTTAGCTGTACATTGGGCAATAGTTTTCCCGCACTATTTTCGCGTTGCAAGCCAATGTTGATTGAAATTCCACCTGTTTCGCTGCAGCCGTATGAACGCGTTATAATACATTTggatacaattttttgaaaatttctaagAATGTGCTGTGAAATGGGGCCTCCAATACATTGTAGAGACAAAAGTGTAGCCATTTTATCACAAGTAAATTGAGGACATTCTGTTAGTGTAATCACATTTATAGGGGACATTATTGTATATGTGATTTTATACTTTTGTGTTAGTTGCACGAAATAGTCGGGACTAAACGCCTTACGGCTTATGATTCGAGTACAACTTGACAAACAATTGTAATATAAACCCATGAGGCCAGACATCCAGTCCAGGGTGCTGGGGCAGTAAAATACCGTGTCGCCATTAATTAATCTAGAAATAAGTATACAATAAAAATATGAGATTTTAAATAAGGAtacaaataattaaataaatttaagatCATTGTAATACTACAGGAGCTCGACAAGTATTCAAAGATGTAAAAAATcgtaaatgggactcaaattgaagTTTCTTTCCTCGatatttggcaaacatttttgcttccAACCTTAAGTCTTACGGCATGCTTATAAAACATAGtgttttgtatacccaccaccgaaggtggGTGGCCATGTCTGCCTGTTATTCTGTTTGTTTCAATCACGCAacaggctttaaaaatgaatataattcgctaaaactttgcacagagtctgTTTTTTTCCATAGGCATAGACACCAATACGAATGAAtacgaatgttgaagggtcgGTCAACATTCGTATTCAACATCGCTTTCATTGGCCTATATTTCGAcctagcttccatatagaccgatctcctgatcttaggtcttgagcccataaaaggcgcatttatgatgcgatttcgaaatttggcttagtGCTCTATGTTAAGTTTTTCGACATCGtgctttatatggttcagatgggtctatatacatatgtatatagctgccatatagactgatcttccgtTTAagggtctagggcccataaaaggcaaatttattacccgatttccctgaaatttggctgAAGAACATTTGTTAGACTTTCTGACAGCCGTTCCctgcatggttcagatcggtctatacttgaatacagctgccatatatgcagatctcccgatttaatcaTTGAACCCATTAAAACACTATTTCGGTGAAATATAACACAgtaagctgtgttaggccctgcgacatccgcattcaatatggcccccaacggtatatatttggatataggtgccacatagagcgatctcccgttttaaggtcttgggcccctaaaaagcgcatttaatatcagatttcgctgaaatttggcatagtgacctatgttagggttttcgactTCCGTGCCCTACATgtttcagatcggcctatattttgattagctgccatattgaccaatattctgttttaacaacttaagcagtgaattgtatttattagagcACTCGACTGTCCACATTAATTTGTGTTAAAAGCACAGATCGCAATTTTAGCCGATCATCTTAAAGTTTGcctcttattatacccaccaccgaaggatgggggcatattcattttgtcattccgtttgcaacacatcgaaatatccttttccgaccatataaagtatatatattcttgatcagcgtaaaaatctaagacgatctacacatgtccgtccgtctgtatgttgaaatcacgctacagtcttcaaaaatagagatattgagctgaaactttgcacagattcttttcttgtccataagcaggttaagttcgaagatgggctatatcggactatatcttgttatagctcccatatagaccaatccgccgatatagggtcttaggctaataaaagccacatttattattcgattttgctaaaatttgggacagtgagttgtgttaggcccttcaagatCCATCGTTAatgtggcctagatcggtccagatttgaatatagttgccagatggaccgatcctccgatttagggccttaggtccataaatagtttaattgtccgatgtcgccgaaatttgggacagtgagttatattaagtccgttgacatagttctgcattatggcacggatcggttcatatttggatatagctgccatatataccgatcattcGGTTTTaggatttggggccataaaaagcgcatttgggactgtgagttgtgttaggcccttccatatcattcttcaatttcactcagatcggtccaaatttggatatagctgccacatagatcgatctctcgatttaatattttgggcccataaaagcgcatttattgtccgatgttgccgaaatttaggacagagagttaagttaatcccctccacatatttctgcaatttggtctagatcgatcaagatttgcatatagctgccatatagaccgatatctcgttttaaagtcttggctccaaaaaaggcgcatttataatccgatttaactgaattttgacacattgacttatgtcattcatttcgacatccatgttgtatatggttgagatcggtttacttttgatatagctactaaaaagaccaatattttgttatacacaattaaacaatgacttgcacttataagtatttggtccaaatcggatcatatttcgatataactgctatgggatgtaaggtatgcaattttcaccggattttgatgaaaggtggtttacatatatacccgcctttttacttgtttttttattggcCTATATTGGCTGCAATATATGAACATGTTGGTCCTATT
The genomic region above belongs to Stomoxys calcitrans chromosome 5, idStoCalc2.1, whole genome shotgun sequence and contains:
- the LOC106092271 gene encoding uncharacterized protein LOC106092271 → MKMQPSKVIQIDDFDGTTVTNKEMLTYSISIAKKLKKFGMRQEDLVGVAAHNTTYLAAVILGCFFNCTPFHTVHPDFKEVAMAQCFDLTKPKIIFCEGCNYKTIVKITADYSPKLYTLSDHLKGVPTIFDLLQPTENDYLYQPETPSLGAEQTVAILCSSGTTGLPKAVTLSAYRFMLNNPLINGDTVFYCPSTLDWMSGLMGLYYNCLSSCTRIISRKAFSPDYFVQLTQKYKITYTIMSPINVITLTECPQFTCDKMATLLSLQCIGGPISQHILRNFQKIVSKCIITRSYGCSETGGISINIGLQRENSAGKLLPNVQLRIVDDKENNLGPNDIGEILVHLPYQWGGYFGNTKETEGLIDALGWCRTGDIGLMDGDCFLYIVDRKKDVLKYLSMHYWPGEIENTIRELPQVDDCCVVGIYDEHFGDVAGALVVKQKDSKVPTAEMIISYVKERLVEPEKQLHNGVYFIEELPRNNNGKVLRPEAKEIFRNLMQTSSIDYVLL